In Pseudomonas hamedanensis, a single window of DNA contains:
- the trhO gene encoding oxygen-dependent tRNA uridine(34) hydroxylase TrhO, whose translation MTQPIVVAALYKFVTLEDYVNLREPLLQAMVDNGIKGTLLIAEEGINGTVSGTREGIDGLLAWLKNDPRMVDIDHKESYCDEQPFYRTKVKLKKEIVTLGVEGVDPNKKVGTYVEPQDWNALISDPEVLLIDTRNDYEVSIGTFEGAIDPKTTSFREFPDYIKEHFDPAVHKKVAMFCTGGIRCEKASSYMLGEGFEEVYHLKGGILKYLEEVPQEETKWRGDCFVFDNRVTVRHDLTEGDYDQCHACRTPVSVEDRASEHYVAGISCPHCWDKLSEKTRRSAIDRQKQIELAKARNQPHPIGYNYKQASTEA comes from the coding sequence TGTACAAGTTCGTCACCCTCGAAGATTACGTCAACCTGCGCGAGCCACTGCTGCAAGCGATGGTCGACAACGGCATCAAAGGCACTCTGCTGATCGCCGAAGAAGGCATCAACGGCACGGTCTCCGGCACCCGCGAAGGCATTGACGGCCTGCTCGCCTGGCTGAAGAACGATCCACGCATGGTCGACATCGACCACAAGGAATCGTACTGCGACGAGCAGCCGTTCTATCGCACCAAGGTCAAGCTGAAAAAAGAAATCGTCACCCTGGGCGTCGAAGGCGTCGACCCGAACAAAAAGGTCGGCACCTACGTTGAGCCGCAAGACTGGAATGCGCTGATCAGCGATCCGGAAGTGCTGCTGATTGACACGCGCAACGATTACGAAGTGTCGATCGGCACCTTCGAAGGCGCCATCGATCCGAAAACCACCAGTTTTCGCGAATTTCCCGACTACATCAAAGAACACTTCGATCCGGCCGTGCACAAGAAGGTCGCGATGTTCTGCACCGGCGGTATTCGTTGCGAGAAAGCCTCGAGCTACATGCTCGGCGAAGGTTTCGAAGAGGTTTATCACCTCAAGGGCGGCATCCTGAAGTACCTCGAAGAAGTGCCGCAGGAAGAGACCAAGTGGCGCGGCGACTGCTTCGTCTTCGACAACCGCGTGACCGTGCGCCACGACTTGACGGAAGGCGACTACGATCAATGTCATGCCTGCCGTACGCCGGTCAGCGTTGAAGATCGCGCGTCCGAACACTACGTGGCCGGCATCAGTTGCCCGCATTGCTGGGACAAGCTCAGCGAGAAAACCCGCCGCAGCGCCATCGATCGGCAAAAGCAGATCGAACTGGCCAAGGCGCGCAACCAGCCGCACCCGATCGGCTACAACTATAAGCAAGCATCCACCGAGGCTTAA